Proteins encoded in a region of the Mucilaginibacter sabulilitoris genome:
- the ccsA gene encoding cytochrome c biogenesis protein CcsA, translating to MKFIYQTWWKVIAVLLVLSTFYTGLLFKAPRLPIIHETIRNLYFHVPMWMGMLTVFVVSVYFSIKYLRHGREEDDLASVECVNTGLLFYSLGLLTGMLWAKYTWGEFWSGDPKQNSAAIAFLLYCAYLVLRNSIDEEQKRAKISAIYNIFAFPVMVVLIFVLPRLTDSLHPGSGGNPAFGKYDLDNGMKIAFYPAMLGWSFIALWIATIRYRIRLIENKRNAIN from the coding sequence ATGAAATTTATTTATCAAACATGGTGGAAGGTCATAGCCGTTTTATTGGTGTTATCCACCTTTTACACAGGGTTGTTATTTAAGGCCCCCCGGCTGCCCATCATTCACGAAACTATACGTAACCTGTACTTTCATGTGCCCATGTGGATGGGAATGTTAACGGTGTTTGTGGTATCGGTATATTTCAGCATTAAATATTTACGTCATGGCAGGGAAGAAGATGACCTGGCATCGGTTGAATGTGTGAATACAGGTTTGCTGTTTTATTCGCTTGGGCTTTTAACCGGTATGCTGTGGGCAAAATACACCTGGGGCGAGTTTTGGAGCGGCGACCCTAAACAAAACAGCGCGGCTATAGCTTTTCTGTTGTACTGCGCTTACCTGGTGCTGCGTAACTCCATTGACGAGGAGCAAAAGAGAGCTAAAATATCGGCCATTTATAACATTTTCGCCTTCCCGGTAATGGTTGTGCTGATATTTGTTTTACCGCGGCTCACCGACTCATTGCACCCCGGTAGCGGCGGTAATCCCGCATTTGGAAAATATGACCTTGATAACGGTATGAAGATCGCTTTTTATCCGGCAATGCTGGGTTGGAGCTTTATTGCGCTATGGATAGCTACTATCCGTTACCGCATACGTTTAATTGAAAATAAAAGGAACGCTATAAATTAA
- a CDS encoding CcmD family protein produces MKKIIFLLFLLVCCTAVFAQPTQQVEMADTMRSSGKIYVVIATICIIFAGLAFYLFSIDRRLKKIEKEK; encoded by the coding sequence ATGAAAAAAATAATCTTTTTATTGTTTTTACTGGTGTGCTGTACTGCGGTTTTTGCTCAGCCTACCCAGCAGGTTGAAATGGCTGATACCATGCGCAGCTCGGGCAAAATATACGTAGTGATAGCTACCATTTGTATTATTTTCGCGGGCCTGGCCTTTTACCTGTTTTCTATCGATAGAAGATTAAAAAAAATCGAAAAGGAAAAGTAG